One part of the bacterium genome encodes these proteins:
- a CDS encoding DUF1326 domain-containing protein has protein sequence MTDRWVFKSETYDNCNCAVNCGCQFNLPSTHGYCQSAFVGNIVEGHFNDTPLAGLKWAGLYKWPGEIKDGNGKRQIVIDERADEAQRIALETIISGEACAPLSNLFSVFASTCSEFCQTLYLPIHLGANQELRTAKVDIPGVMQSSGKPIINEFNGEPFHIALARPSGSFEFTYAEIGLGSTSVTSEMDMAYEDSWAHWCIHHFNQDGLIR, from the coding sequence ATGACGGATCGATGGGTCTTCAAGAGTGAAACGTATGATAACTGTAATTGTGCTGTGAATTGCGGCTGTCAGTTCAACTTGCCCAGTACACACGGCTATTGTCAGTCGGCCTTCGTTGGCAATATTGTCGAAGGCCACTTCAACGATACGCCGCTCGCGGGCCTGAAGTGGGCGGGCCTTTACAAGTGGCCCGGCGAGATCAAGGATGGAAACGGCAAACGCCAGATCGTGATCGACGAGCGTGCGGATGAAGCTCAACGGATCGCTCTCGAAACGATTATCTCTGGCGAGGCATGCGCCCCACTGAGCAATTTGTTCTCCGTCTTCGCGTCCACATGCTCGGAATTTTGCCAGACTCTTTACCTGCCAATTCATCTCGGAGCAAATCAGGAACTCAGAACCGCAAAGGTTGACATCCCAGGCGTCATGCAAAGCAGCGGCAAACCGATCATCAACGAGTTCAATGGTGAACCCTTCCACATTGCGCTGGCACGCCCGAGTGGTAGTTTCGAGTTCACCTATGCGGAAATCGGACTAGGTAGTACCTCGGTGACTAGTGAAATGGATATGGCGTATGAAGATTCCTGGGCGCATTGGTGCATTCACCACTTCAATCAGGATGGGTTGATCCGTTGA